Below is a window of Terriglobia bacterium DNA.
CCTTCGCGGGCTCGGCCTCCTCCGCGGGCACGAGGAGATCGGCCATCCCACCTACGCGTTCGGTCTGTACAGCTCCACCGGCTGGTGGTGGTACTTCCCCGCCGCGTGGCTCGTGAAGACCCCGATCCCGCTCCTCCTGGCCTCGACGGCGGGGATCCTGGCGCTCCTCCGGCGCGCGCGGGCCGATGTCGCCCGGTGCGGAGTGCTCCTGCTCTCCCCCGCCCTCGTCGCCGCCGCCGTGATGACCTCCCCTCTCAACCTCGGCGTGAGACACCTGCTCCAGGTGACGCCCTTCCTCGCCGCCGCCGGCGGGGTTGCGCTGGCGGGGCTGTGGCGGGGGGCGCGGACGGGGCGCGCCGCGGTCGTCGTCCTCCTGGTCTGGCTCGCCGCGGGGACCCTCAGGGTCCATCCCTTCGAGATGGCCTACGCGAACGAGGCAGCCTCGGGGCCGTCGAGGCTCTGGCGGCTCCTCGCCGACTCCAACCTCGACTGGGGACAGGACCTCCCGGCGCTCGCGGACGAGGTCCATCGCTTCCCGCTCCGGCGCCTGTACCTGGGTTATTTCGGCACGGCGGACCCGGGCGCCTACGGTCTCCCCTACTGCTGGATCAGCTCGGACCGCATGGTGGACCGGCGTTACGAGGACGGACCCGACCCAGGAGGACGGGAGTGGATCGCCCTGAGCGTGACGAACCTCCTCGACGTGTACTCGCCCCGAAAGGACCAGCACGCGTGGCTGAGGGAGCGCCCTTTCACCGCGTTCCCGGGCTACAGCATCGCGCTGTTCGACATCACGGGCGACGCCGCGGCCCACCTCAGGCTGGGCGAGACGGCCCTCGATCTCCGCGACTACGAGACCGCGGAGGCGCCCCTTCGGCGCGCGGTCGAGCTGGCGCCACGTGACGGCCGCGCGCGCCTCGATCTCGCCGCCGCCTTGGCGTTCCTCGGGCGTGCCGAGGAGGCCGTCTCGGCGTGCGCCGAGGCCGAGAGGCTCTTGCCCGGCCGGGAGACCGCGGAGGCGTGCGGGAGGATCCGGGCCCGTGCCGCCGACCGGGGGAGGGCGCCATCCCGACATTGACGCGACCGTCGCGGGACGACCGGAGGGCCGGGCGGAACGGCGGGGGCCGCGCGGTCGAGGGAGTGCTCTTCCTCACGCTCATCGCGGCGTACGCGTACTTCCATCAAGGCGGCGGCTGGAACCAGAACTCGCGCTTCGACCAGGTCCGAGCGATCGTCGAGGGGGGAGAGATCTCCATCAATCGCTTCCTCGCGTACGAGCGCGACGCGCGGAGCGGAGCGACGCGACGTGTGTCCCTGCCGGTCCCATACCCTGAGGCGCGCGGTACCGGGCGCTTCAACACCCTGGACCTGGCGCTGTCCGACGGCCGCTTCTACCCGAACAAGCCGCCCGGCACGACCTGGCTCGCCGTCCCCGCGTACGGCCTCGTCCGCCTCGCCGGCCGTGCTCTCGGCGCCGATCCCGACAGCTCCTGGGCGATGAGCATCGCGCTGTACCTTTCGACCGTGTTCTCCGTGGGGCTTCTCGGCGCCCTCGGCGGCGTCGTGTTCCTGCGGCTGTCGCGGCGCCTGTTTCCCCGGGTCGGCGAACGGTCGCACGTGGCCGCGGCGCTCAGCCTGGGACTGGCCACGATGGTGCTCCCGTACTCGACGCTCCTCTTCGACCAGGTGCCCGTCGCGGTCTTCCTTCTCGCCGGTTTCGGCATCCTGGTGGGGCTGAGGGACGGGGCCTTCCGCCGACCCGCGGCGTGGGCGTTCGGCGCCGGACTCTGTCTGGGCCTCGCGGTGCTCTCCGAGTACGCGGCCTTCCTGGCGGTTTTGCCGCTCCTCGTCTATGCCGCCGCCGCGCCGCGCCCCGCGCGCCGCATCGCGTGGATACTCGCGGGGGGCGCGCCGCCCGCGGCGGCGCTCCTCGCCTACCAAGCGGCCTGCTTCGGCGGCCCCCTGGCGATCGCGAATACCCACGGGACGAGCCTGTTCCTCGAGGAAAGCGGCCGCCTTTGGCTCGGGATGTTCGGGCTCCCGGATCCCGGGATCCTCGTGAGGCTGCTCGTCTCGAGATACCGCGGTCTCTTCGTTTCGAGCCCGATCCTGCTCGCCTCCCTGTGGGGGGCGTGGCGCGCATGGGCCGACGGCCGCAGGCGGGTGGAGATCGCGGTCGTCGCGGCGGTCTTCGTCGCGTTCCTCCTGATGAACGCGGCGTTCAACGGGTGGCACGGCGGGTACTGCTTCGGTCCGAGATACCTCGTCCCGACGGTCCCCTTCGTCGCGCTGCCGCTCGCCCTCGCGTTCGAGCGCGGGCCGCGGGCCACGGCGTGCCTGGCCTCCGTGTCGGCGGCGATCATGCTCTTCGCCACCGCGGTGACGCCGATGGTGCCCCAGGACGTCGAGCACCCGTTCACGGGATTCCTTCTCCCTCTCGCGGCGGGAGGCGTCGTGGACACGCCGCTCCTGCGCTACGAGGGCCCCGTCTCGGCGAACCCCATGGCGGTCGAGACGGAAGCCGCCTCGCCGGAGTGGAGCTCCTTCAATCTGGGAGAGCTCTTGCGGATCCCCGGCTGGATCAGCCTTCTCCCGCTGCTCCTGGCGCTCGGAGCCGGGGTCGCCGTCCTCCGTCGCCTGACGCGAGCGGCGCCGGCCGGCGCGGGGCGCGGTCCGCTCAGCTCTTGAGGTAGCTCTCCTTCCTGGCCGCGAGCGCGAGGTCGCGCCGGGCCGCGGCGAGGTCGCGCCCGGTCCGGCGCGACTCGTCGAACCGCTTCACGAAGCGGAACCATCGCTCGGCTTCGGCTCGGGACCGCTCCGCCCTCTTGAGGAGCGCCACGAGGGGCCGCTCGGTCGGGACGGTGTCCGACATTGCTCCCTCCTCTCCTGACTCACCGGCACCTTGCCGGATCACTTCTTCCTCGGGACCGTTCCCCCCCGCTTCCGGCGGGTCGAGCCCCGCCCTTTCCCCCGGGGCGACGCCTGAGCCGCGCGCTCCGCCCGCTCGAGCAGCCGGTCCACCGCGGCGATCCGCTCATCGAACTCCCGATCCATCTCCCGGAGGGCCTCGTCGGCCCGGTCCCGGAACGCCTTTGCCTGCGTCAGGAAGGCGTCCGCCCGCTCCTCGGCACCGCCGATCTCGAGCGCCTCGAGCGCGCGGCTGCGCATCCAGGTCGCCACCGGTAGGCTGCGGGCCGCGGAGCGGAATCTCGTGAGCTCCCTCGGCGACACCTTCACGCCGACCAGGATCGACCGCCGCTCCTCGTGGGGCTTCGGGTCCGGGCCAGGCCGCCGCGTCTCTCGGGTCGTCGTCACGTGGTCCTCGATTAATTAAGTTATATTTTGTAAAACGATGTTGTCAACAACTTTCTCCCGCCGCGTTCGGAGGAACCGACGCGCGGGCTCAGGGCCGCGGGGAGGATCTCAGCGCGGTGGGGGCTCCGGGAACTTCTCCCGGAGCATCGTCAGGAAGCGTTCGGGGGGCTCGGAGCCGCCGCGTCGGGCGAGGCGGACCTCGTCCCACGCCCTTCCGTAATCCCCCGCGTAGTAGAGCGTGACGGCCAGATTCGAGTGGGCCAGCGCGTAGCCGGGGCGGAATTGCACGGCGCGCTCGAACTCCGTCCGTGCCTCCGCCATCCGGCCCTGCTCCATCAAGGCGGCTCCCAGATTGTTGTGGGCCTCAGGGTAGCCGGGGTCGAGGCGCAGGCTCTCCCGGTACTGGGCGATCGCCTCGTCGAATCGCCCGCTGCCGGCCAGCGCGAAGCCGTAGTCCTGGTGGGTCTCCGCCGCGCGGGGGTCGGCGCCCAGGGACTGCTCGAACTCGGCGCGCGCCTCTTCGATTCTCCCCTTCGCGGCCCAAGCGCGGCCGAGGTTCCGATGAGCCGTGGCGTAGCCCGGCGCGGTCTTCACCGCCTCGCGGAGTTCCGCGATCGCCTCGTCCACCCGTCCCTCCCGGAGGAGCGCGATGCCGAGGTTGTTGCGCGCCTCCTTCAGGCCCGGATCGAGGCGGAGCGCCCGCCGGAACGCCGAGTCCGCGGTCTCGTCGCGGCCCTCGTCGAGGGACTCGAGGCCGAGGTTGCTCCAGGCCTCGGCCAGCTCCGGGTCGAGTGCCACCGCCGCCTCGAACTCCCGGGCCGCCTCCTTCGGCCGGCCGAGGCGCTTCAGCGCGATCCCCAGGTGATTGTGCGCGGGCGCGTACCCGGGACGCGCCCGGATCGCCGCTTCCGCGTGGGACACCGCCTCGTCGAGCCGGCCGCGCTCGGCGAGAAGCAGCGCGAGGCCGCTCTGCGCCTCCGGTTGGCGGGGATCGATCCTGACGGCCTCCTCGAATTCCGGGATCGCCCGGTCGGCGGATCCCCGGGCCGAGAGGGCGGCCGCCAGGTTCGCGTGGGCGACGGCGTTGTTCCGCGTCACCGCGATCGCGTGCTCCGACAGGGACACCGCGTCTTTCCAGTGCCCCACCTGCACGCGCGCGGCCACGGCGAGCGCGGGGAGCAGGACGTAAATCGGGATCAGCCGGCGGGAGCCCGGGCCGCGGATGACGGATGAGAGCAGCTCCGGGACCCCCCACGCGAGCATCAGGAAGACGCCGATCAGCGGAACGTAGGTGTACCGATCCGCCCGCGCCTGCCCACCCACCTGGACGAGCCCGATGACCGGCACGAGCGTGCCGAGGTACCAGAGCCAGCCGACCAGGAGGAACGGCCGCCGGCCTTCCTGCCGGACGACGAACAGCGTCACCGCGAGGAGCGCCGCCGCGGAAGCGGCCACCTCGAGCGCGGGCACCGCGTTCCGCGGGTGGGGATAGAAGACCGCGAGAGCGCTCGGCCACGCCGTCTTCGCCAGATACGCGCCGTACGAGACGATGGCGTTCGCGACGCGAACGCCCATCGGGAGCTGCTCCAGCGATCCGACCGCGTGCCCCGATCGCTGCACCGCGTACGTCGCGATCGCCGACGCGAAGGCAATCGCGAACAGCGGGAGCTTCTCCCGTACGAGAGGCGGGAGGGCGCGGGCCCCACGACAGGACCAGCGCTCGAGCGGCCATCGGTCGAGGAGCAGCAGCGCGAACGGCAGCGTGACCAGCATCGGCTTCGAGAGGAGCCCGAGGACGAGCGCCAGGACGACGAGCGCGTACCGCCCGGCCGACGGGGACCTCGCCCACCGGACATGAGCCCAGCACGCGAGGATCCAGAAGAGGGTGCTCAAGACGTCCTTCCGCTCGGCGATCCAGGCCACCGACTCGACGTGGAGCGGGTGCACGCCGAACAGCGCCGCGACCAGCGCGCTGGCCGCCATCGACCGCGTGAGCGCGTCGAGCAGCAGGAAGAGAAGCACCGTATTGGCCAGGTGGAGCAGCAGGCTCGTCGCGTGGTGCCCGGCGGCGCTCGAGCCGAACGCCCGCTCGTCGAGCAGGTGCGAGAGCCAGGTCAGGGGATGCCAGTTCGCGGCGCGCGTCGTGGTGAACGCCCAGATCACCCCGCCGGGGCCGAGCCCGTCCCGGACGTGCGGATTGCGCGCCACGTAGACGTCGTCGTCGTACCCGACGAAGCCGTTCCTAAGCACCGGCGAGAAGACGGCGAGCACCGCGGCGCCGAGCAGGATCGCCGTTCCGATCCGCGCGCGTGTCCGCTCGCTCCCTGGAAGGCGCATCGCGATCCCCGCCCGAGCCGTCAGCGAAGCAGGTCGAGCAACCGTTTCGCGACGGTCTCGGGCGATCCGATCGACGCGTTGACCACGACGCAGCGGCTGACCCCGAACAGCCGCTCGTACTGGACCTGCGTCGCCTCGAGGCGCGCCGTGTCGGTCCCGGCGAGGTGCGGGTTCAAGAACGGCGAGGCGGGGCCCCGGCCGCCGGGCAGGTTCCCCGCGGCGAGTCGGCGCGCCGCGTCCCGCGGCGACAGCTCCTGCACCGCGGGGAGCACCGCGTCTCTCGCGAGGAGGACCGAGACCTCGAGCGCGGTCCTCCGGACGTGCCGGCGTCCGGCGCCGAGCCACGCCGGGTCCAGCAGGATGCGCCCGCCGCCCGAGGCGGCGACGCAAACCGCCGCCCCGCGGTCGAGAGGGCACTCGCCCCCCTCGTGGTCCTCGTGGCACTGCTCGCGGCTCACCGCGAGGTTCTCGAGCTTGGTCCGCTCCAGGAGCTTCTCGATCTCCGGTACGTGCTTCATCCACTTCGCCTTGAGGTACAGCTTGCGCTCGGGAAGCTCCGCCGTCGGCCCGTCGGGGGACGGCCGCACGAAGACGTCCTCCGCCGCCACGAGCCGCACCCCGTCCTCGCGAAGCGCCGCCGCGAGCACCGCGGTCCGGCCCGAGCCCGCCTCACCCCACACCAGGGCGCCGCGGCCCTCGCGGTCCAGCGCGGCGGCGTGGGCCAGGAGCGCCCCCGACGTTCGCGCGGCGCCGTCCGCAGCGAGCGAGAGCGCGATGGAGCGCAGCTGGCCGTAGAACGCGCTGTTCAGCACGAAGCCCGTGGCGGTTTCGAGGCTCACCATTCCCCGGGGCTCGCGCCCGGGCACGTCCTTGACCGCGTAGATCACCGCGTGGGGCTCGAGGTCGCCGTCGAGGGAGGCGGGATAGAAGTTCTCCTGGTAGAAGTCGGCGAGGTGCGGCGAGTTCGTCCTGAGCTGCACGACGATCCCGGCGATGGACGCGTTCCACTGGAAGTACGCGTCCGGCGGGAGGTGGGCCTCCGCCTCGGCGAGGGCCGCGTTGCGCGCGCCGACCACCGAGAGCACCTCGGTCGGCGCCGCGTCCCGGACCTTGGTGACCACGTTGTTGAGCGCGCGGGGCCGGACGCGCTTCGGCTCGTCGAGGCGCAGGAGGGCCCGCTCGATCCGCCGCATTCCCTCCTCGAGCCTCTCCATGGACAGCGCGAACGAGAGCCGGACGTGGGCGTCGGAGCCGAACGCCTGCCCCGGCACCACCGCGACCTGCGCCTCCTTCAGGAGGTAGTAGGCGAGGCCATAGGTGTTCCGGAGGGGGGCGCCGGAGAATTCCTTGTCGAGGTAGCGCTCGACGTTGGGAAACGCGTAGAACGCCCCCTTCGGCTCGGGGCAGGAGACGCCGGGGATCGAGCGCAGCCGGTACACCACGGCGTTCCGGCGCCGCTCGAACTCCTGCTTCATCCGCTCCACCTCCATCGAGCAGGAGCGGAGCGCCTCAATCCCCCCCTTCTGCACGAAGGAGGTCGCGTTCGAGGTGTTGTGGGACTGGATCTTGGAGCAGGCCTGGATCACCTCGCGGGGACCGGCCGCGTAGCCCAGCCGCCACCCGGTCATGGAGAACGCCTTCGAGAACCCGTTGACCACCACCGAGCGCTTCCGGATCTTCTCGTCCACCGACGCGATGGACACGAAGCGCGCGCCGTCGTAGATCAGGCGCTCGTAGATCTCGTCGGAGACGACCCAGATGTCCTCCCGGACGCAGACGTCGGCGATCGCCTGGAGGTCGTCGCGGGCGTACGTCGCCCCGGTGGGATTGCAGGGGTAGTTGAGGATCAGGGCCTTGGTGTTCGGGGTGATCGCGGCGGCCAGCGTCTTCGCCTGGAGCCTGAAGCCGTCCTCCTCGCGGGTGGGGAGGAACACGGGGTTCGCGCCGGCGAGCGTCACCTGGTCCGGGTACGAGACCCAGTACGGGGAGGGGATCAAGACGTCGTCGCCGGGCCCGTACAGCGCCATCGCGAGGTGGAACAGGCAGACCTTGGCGCCGGGCGAGACGATGATCTCGTCCGGCGAGTACCTGAGGCTGTTCTCCCGCAGCAGCTTGTCGGCGATCTCGAGCTTGAGGTCCGGGATCCCGTCGTTGGCGGTGTACTTGGTGAAATTCGCGTCGAGAGCCGCCTTGGCGGCGCGCTTGATCGGCTCGGGGGTCGGGAAATCGGGCTCGCCCACCGAGAAGTCCACCACGTCGACGCCCTGCGCGCGCATCTGCTGCGCCTTGGCGCCGATCCTCAGCGTGGGGGAGAGCGCGATCCGGTTGACGCGATCGGAGAACATGGGGCCCCCTCCCTACTGGCCGTCCTTCGCGTCGTCCTTCTTCTTGCCCCGCGCGAGCAGGTCGGCGAGGTTCAGGCCGGTCAGGCTCTCCACCACCGTCGGGAGCTGCGCGAGCACCGCGGCGACCTGCCCGGTGATCTTCTGGGCCCCGCTCGCGTCGCCCACCATCACGATCTTCTCCACCTTCGAGAGCGGCTCGGACACCGCCCGGGCCAGCTCGGGAAGCGACTTGATGACCATCTCGGTGAGCGCAGCCTCCGAGTAGTCCTTCCAGGCCGTCGCCTTCGCGCGCATCGCCTCCGCCTCCGCCTTCCCGCGGGCGAGGGCCGCCTCGGCCTCGGCGTTCCCGATGGTGCGGATGCCCGCGGCCTTCCCCTTGGCCTCGAGCTCCTTCCGGTACGCCTCCCCCTCCGCCTCGAGACGGCCCTGGTAGTTCATGGCCTCTGCGGGACGCTTCACGCTGGCCTCGAGCTCCTTCTCCCGGCGGACCGCCTCGCGCTCCTCCACCTTCGCCGACAGCTCCTTCTCGGCGAGCCGCACCTCGTACTCCTGCCGCTTCAGAGAGAGGTCGAGCTTCGCGCGCTCGAGGTCGTACGCCACGTCGGCCTGCGCCCGCTGCGAGTTGACCGCGGCCTGGAACTCGGCGCGCTGGATCTCGAAGTCCCGCGTCGCCTGGGCCAGCTCGGCCTCCGCCTTGAGGCGCGCCACGTCCCCTTCCTTCCGGGCCATCGCGGCGTTGATCGCCGCGTCCCGCTCGGTCTCGGCCTGCGCGATGGTCGCATCGCGCTTGATCTCGGCGATGCGCCGGGCGCCCAGGGCCAGGATGTACCCCTGCGCGTCGCTGATGTCCTTGAGGGAGAACGAGACCAGCTCGAGGCCGAGCCGCGAGAAATCTTCGGCCGCGGCGTCGCGCACCTTCCGCGCGAACCCCTCGCGGTCGGCGTAGATCTCCTCCACGGACATCGTGCCGAGGGCGGCCCGCATGTGCCCTTCGAGCACCTCCTGCGACACGTCCACGATCCCGCTCGACCCCTTCGAGAGGAAGTTCTCGATGGCGCGGTGGAGCGAGGCCTCGCCGCTGGACGCCTTGACCTGACCCTGCGCCTCGGCGGAGATCAGCACGCCGTGGGCCGAGAGCACCTCGGGGCAGCGGATCGCGAGGGAGAAGACCTCGAGCGGGAAAGAGTCCACCGTCTCGATGAACGGCATCACGAACGTGCCGCCCCCGACCTGGAGGCGGTAGCCGACCTTCCGCCGCCGCCCGTCCGCTTCCACCACCGTGCTGGTCCGTCCGGAGATCACCAGGGCCTGGTTCGGACCGACCTTGCGGTAATTGACCGCCCACAGGACGAACAGCGATACGATCACGGCGGCGGCGATGACCCACGGCAACCAGAACATGGCTTCTTCCTCCGATCCCGAAGGCGGGGCGCCACGTTACGCCAAGTTCGGAGCCGGTTCAAGGGTTCGAACGCCGACCCTTCCGGTCCGGAACGGGCGCGTCGGGAGCCTCGCCGTCGCCTTGCGCGGCGTCCGCCGCCTCCGCTATGCTCCGCCTTCCGCGACGGCTCGCGAGGAGAGGTGATCCATGGGCGCCGGACCCTACGACCCCGACGTGTACCGCAGGTTCGCGGAGAACCTGAGGGGCTGCCTCGGCGGGCCGAACATCGAGCACCCGTCCCTGTGGGCGCTGAGGCGGAGCGCCCTCTTGAGCTCGCGGCGGACGGCGAACGGGTCGCACCTCTGGTTCTCGGGGATCTCGTCGCGCATGGCGGCGCGGACCGTCTACCTCGGCAGTTCCCAGGCCTGGCTCCCCCGCCCCAGTTCCCTCCAGCTCGACCTGGTGCAGAAGGCGCCGGAGCAGCTCCACAAGGTCCTGCAGCTCCTGAGGACGCTCCCCTTCGTCCACGTGCGCCGCCAGATGGGGGACAACCCGGAGTTCAACCCGATCTGCAACCTGTACGTCTCGGTGTCGGACCCGAAGAACTACCGGCTCGCGTACATGTGGGCGCGCACGATGAACGACGTGCGGGCCTCCCGGCCCGGGCCCGAGTTCGTGATGATCGACGTCCCGGAGGAGCACCGGCTCAGGATGCAGGTCCTCGCCCTTCCCGAGTACAACATCAACATCGCGATGGGAACCGACTACACCGGGGAGTGCAAGAAAGGGTTCCTCCGCCAGGGGATGTACCGCGCGGACGAGCGCGGCCAGCTCGGCCTCCACGCCGGCACCAAGGTGGTCCGGGCGAGGGACCAGCAGAGCGGGAAGCTCAGGACGTTCGGGGTGTTCATGTTCGGTCTGACCGCCACCGGCAAGAGCACCTGGTCGTGCCACCAGCTCGGCCTCGACTCGGAGAGCGGCGAGGGGACCTGGGTCGCGCAGGACGACATCGTGTTCCTCAAACGGGACGGGTCCGCGTTCGGGACCGAGCAGGGGTTCTACGTGAAGACCGACGTGGAACCGGGCCTCCAGGAGGCGATGCACCACGCCCTGTCGCACCGCACGGCACTTCTCGAGAACGTGATGGTGGACGCCCGCGGGAAGATCGACTTCCTCGACGAGCGCCTCGGAGAGAACGGCCGGGGCGTGCTGGACCGCCGGCACCTCAAGGTCCGCCGGGGCGGCTCGCTCCAGTCGATCTGCGCCGAATCCATCGACCTCCCGCCGCTCGAAAGGCTCGACGGGCTGGTCTTCGCCTTCATCACGCGCCGCAACACCGTCTATCCGTTCGCCCACCGCCTGACCCCCGAGCAGGGCGTGCTGGCGTACCTGTGGGGCGAGTCGAGCCACTCTTTCGCCACGGTCCCGGAGAAGGCGGGAGAGAGCGTCAGGATCGTCGGGATGGACGACTTCATCATCGGGAACCAGGGGCGCAAGGTCAACGCGTTCCACGACATCGTCATGGACCTCTCGGCCCGCTTCCCCGGGAAGGTGCACTTCTTCCAGTACAACACCGGCGGGGTCGGCGAGATCATCGAGGTGGACAAGGGGAGCGGCGCGCGCAAGCTCGTGAGGAAGGCGACCCGGGTCCCGATCGACGTGATGGCGGCCTTGCAGCGCGGCGACCTGCGCGGCACCCACGAGTACCGAAAAGGCGCGCTGATGATGGACGAGGTCGTCCGCTTCGACGGCGGGGACCTCTCGGCCTACGACCCGTCGAACTTCTACTCGAAGGAGCAGATCGCGGCCTACCTGGCCGAGCTCGTCGAGGGACGCCGGAAGCACACCGAGGAGATCGCCGCGCAAGGGCTGCGCAAGGACATCCGCGACCTCGCCCACCGAGAGCTGGACCAGATCGAGGCGGCCGCGGGACGGCGCAAGGCGGAGCCCTGGGCGCCTCAGGAGTCGGAGGAGGTGCCGGAGGCCGCCGAGGACCGCATCCCGCTCTCGAGGTT
It encodes the following:
- a CDS encoding tetratricopeptide repeat protein yields the protein MRLPGSERTRARIGTAILLGAAVLAVFSPVLRNGFVGYDDDVYVARNPHVRDGLGPGGVIWAFTTTRAANWHPLTWLSHLLDERAFGSSAAGHHATSLLLHLANTVLLFLLLDALTRSMAASALVAALFGVHPLHVESVAWIAERKDVLSTLFWILACWAHVRWARSPSAGRYALVVLALVLGLLSKPMLVTLPFALLLLDRWPLERWSCRGARALPPLVREKLPLFAIAFASAIATYAVQRSGHAVGSLEQLPMGVRVANAIVSYGAYLAKTAWPSALAVFYPHPRNAVPALEVAASAAALLAVTLFVVRQEGRRPFLLVGWLWYLGTLVPVIGLVQVGGQARADRYTYVPLIGVFLMLAWGVPELLSSVIRGPGSRRLIPIYVLLPALAVAARVQVGHWKDAVSLSEHAIAVTRNNAVAHANLAAALSARGSADRAIPEFEEAVRIDPRQPEAQSGLALLLAERGRLDEAVSHAEAAIRARPGYAPAHNHLGIALKRLGRPKEAAREFEAAVALDPELAEAWSNLGLESLDEGRDETADSAFRRALRLDPGLKEARNNLGIALLREGRVDEAIAELREAVKTAPGYATAHRNLGRAWAAKGRIEEARAEFEQSLGADPRAAETHQDYGFALAGSGRFDEAIAQYRESLRLDPGYPEAHNNLGAALMEQGRMAEARTEFERAVQFRPGYALAHSNLAVTLYYAGDYGRAWDEVRLARRGGSEPPERFLTMLREKFPEPPPR
- a CDS encoding pyridoxal phosphate-dependent aminotransferase — encoded protein: MFSDRVNRIALSPTLRIGAKAQQMRAQGVDVVDFSVGEPDFPTPEPIKRAAKAALDANFTKYTANDGIPDLKLEIADKLLRENSLRYSPDEIIVSPGAKVCLFHLAMALYGPGDDVLIPSPYWVSYPDQVTLAGANPVFLPTREEDGFRLQAKTLAAAITPNTKALILNYPCNPTGATYARDDLQAIADVCVREDIWVVSDEIYERLIYDGARFVSIASVDEKIRKRSVVVNGFSKAFSMTGWRLGYAAGPREVIQACSKIQSHNTSNATSFVQKGGIEALRSCSMEVERMKQEFERRRNAVVYRLRSIPGVSCPEPKGAFYAFPNVERYLDKEFSGAPLRNTYGLAYYLLKEAQVAVVPGQAFGSDAHVRLSFALSMERLEEGMRRIERALLRLDEPKRVRPRALNNVVTKVRDAAPTEVLSVVGARNAALAEAEAHLPPDAYFQWNASIAGIVVQLRTNSPHLADFYQENFYPASLDGDLEPHAVIYAVKDVPGREPRGMVSLETATGFVLNSAFYGQLRSIALSLAADGAARTSGALLAHAAALDREGRGALVWGEAGSGRTAVLAAALREDGVRLVAAEDVFVRPSPDGPTAELPERKLYLKAKWMKHVPEIEKLLERTKLENLAVSREQCHEDHEGGECPLDRGAAVCVAASGGGRILLDPAWLGAGRRHVRRTALEVSVLLARDAVLPAVQELSPRDAARRLAAGNLPGGRGPASPFLNPHLAGTDTARLEATQVQYERLFGVSRCVVVNASIGSPETVAKRLLDLLR
- a CDS encoding phosphoenolpyruvate carboxykinase (ATP), producing the protein MGAGPYDPDVYRRFAENLRGCLGGPNIEHPSLWALRRSALLSSRRTANGSHLWFSGISSRMAARTVYLGSSQAWLPRPSSLQLDLVQKAPEQLHKVLQLLRTLPFVHVRRQMGDNPEFNPICNLYVSVSDPKNYRLAYMWARTMNDVRASRPGPEFVMIDVPEEHRLRMQVLALPEYNINIAMGTDYTGECKKGFLRQGMYRADERGQLGLHAGTKVVRARDQQSGKLRTFGVFMFGLTATGKSTWSCHQLGLDSESGEGTWVAQDDIVFLKRDGSAFGTEQGFYVKTDVEPGLQEAMHHALSHRTALLENVMVDARGKIDFLDERLGENGRGVLDRRHLKVRRGGSLQSICAESIDLPPLERLDGLVFAFITRRNTVYPFAHRLTPEQGVLAYLWGESSHSFATVPEKAGESVRIVGMDDFIIGNQGRKVNAFHDIVMDLSARFPGKVHFFQYNTGGVGEIIEVDKGSGARKLVRKATRVPIDVMAALQRGDLRGTHEYRKGALMMDEVVRFDGGDLSAYDPSNFYSKEQIAAYLAELVEGRRKHTEEIAAQGLRKDIRDLAHRELDQIEAAAGRRKAEPWAPQESEEVPEAAEDRIPLSRFITSWEPRRPGRGSRSAAAPGRGRSAW
- a CDS encoding tetratricopeptide repeat protein, translating into MMRGRAWGAAALLAAAHLALVLHGASRHSAVFDEIVYAPAGFSYLSTGDFRLNPEHPPFLKLLLGASWTGAGFDAPATPGWRERDQWQVGQRAFYGPGRPHDALLMRARAVIALLSVGLALAVFAVARAIAGDAAGLAALALYALDPLVVAHAGFATLDLGGAALFFVAAVALPGALLRGGALRVAVTGLASGAALATKFSNLPLLAILVLVATLGPWLTGGGFRPAARRAAAVLGLSLVVVAAASGPAGPGLYLRGLGLLRGHEEIGHPTYAFGLYSSTGWWWYFPAAWLVKTPIPLLLASTAGILALLRRARADVARCGVLLLSPALVAAAVMTSPLNLGVRHLLQVTPFLAAAGGVALAGLWRGARTGRAAVVVLLVWLAAGTLRVHPFEMAYANEAASGPSRLWRLLADSNLDWGQDLPALADEVHRFPLRRLYLGYFGTADPGAYGLPYCWISSDRMVDRRYEDGPDPGGREWIALSVTNLLDVYSPRKDQHAWLRERPFTAFPGYSIALFDITGDAAAHLRLGETALDLRDYETAEAPLRRAVELAPRDGRARLDLAAALAFLGRAEEAVSACAEAERLLPGRETAEACGRIRARAADRGRAPSRH
- a CDS encoding flotillin; protein product: MFWLPWVIAAAVIVSLFVLWAVNYRKVGPNQALVISGRTSTVVEADGRRRKVGYRLQVGGGTFVMPFIETVDSFPLEVFSLAIRCPEVLSAHGVLISAEAQGQVKASSGEASLHRAIENFLSKGSSGIVDVSQEVLEGHMRAALGTMSVEEIYADREGFARKVRDAAAEDFSRLGLELVSFSLKDISDAQGYILALGARRIAEIKRDATIAQAETERDAAINAAMARKEGDVARLKAEAELAQATRDFEIQRAEFQAAVNSQRAQADVAYDLERAKLDLSLKRQEYEVRLAEKELSAKVEEREAVRREKELEASVKRPAEAMNYQGRLEAEGEAYRKELEAKGKAAGIRTIGNAEAEAALARGKAEAEAMRAKATAWKDYSEAALTEMVIKSLPELARAVSEPLSKVEKIVMVGDASGAQKITGQVAAVLAQLPTVVESLTGLNLADLLARGKKKDDAKDGQ